From the genome of Deltaproteobacteria bacterium:
CCGTTTATCGGGGTTAGCATCCCCTCATCATTCTTCGCGAAAGACCTCTTCGCGTTTTTTCCCCAGGGTGGGGATGCAGGCGGCAATTATCGCCAGAGCGGCAAGACTAAGCAGGGTCAAGCTGATGGGGCGTTGTAAAAAAACCATCGGGTCGCCGCGCGAGAGCAGCATGGCCCGGCGCAGATACTCCTCCATCAGCGGGCCGAGGATGAAGGCCAGGAGCAGCGGGGCAGGTTCGCAGTCCAATTTGGTAAATATATATCCCAGGAAGCCGAAAAGCGCCATGAAATAGATATCAAACTGGGCATTCTTCAAGCTGAACACGCCGATCCCGCAAAACACGAGGATCGCCGGGTAAAGGAAATGGTAAGGTATCGTAATAATCTTCACCCACATGCCGATCATGGGCAGATTGAGGACAAGCAGAAAAAGATTGCCGATCCACATGGAGACGATAATCCCCCAGAACAGCGCCGGCTGCTCGGTAATTACTGATGGACCGGGCTGGATGCCCTGAATGATCATGGCGCCTACCATAAGCGCCATAACGGGGTTAGACGGGATACCGAGCGTGAGCATAGGAATGAAGGAGGTCTGGGCGCCGGCATTGTTAGCCGACTCCGGGGCGGCAACGCCTTCGATGGCACCCTTGCCGAATTCGGCTCGATGCTTCGAGACCTTCTTGTCAATAGAATAGGCGGCAAAGGCGCCGAGAATGGAGCCGCTGCCCGGCAGAATACCCAGGGCCGAACCGATCGTAGTTCCGCGCAGGATCGGCCAGACCATGCGTTTCCAGTCCTCCTTGGTTGGCATCAGGGAAGTGACCTTCGTCACCTCGCCCATGCGGCCTGCTTCGTTTTCCAGATTGCGAATAATTTCGCCGAGACCGAACATGCCCATGGCAACCACGACAAAACCGATACCATCAGCCAGCTCGATAATGCCGAAGGTAAATCGCTGGACGCCGGAATTGACATCCGTACCCACCAGCCCGAGCAGAAGGCCCATGATAACCATGCCCACGGCATGCAGCAGGGAACCTTGAGCCAGCACTACGGCGGCCATCAGTCCGAGGACCATGAGCGAAAAATAATCCGCCGGGCCGAATTTCAGTGCGACTTCGGCAAGGGGCGGCGCAAACAGGGCGATGAGGAAGGTAGCAACAGTACCGGCAAAAAAGGAACCGACGGCTGCCGCGGTGAGGGCCACACCGGCCCGTCCCTGACGCGCCATCTGATAACCGTCGAGCGTCGTAACCACCGATGCCGCTTCGCCCGGGACATTCACCAGAATAGAGGTAGTGGAACCACCGTACTGGGAGCCGTAGTAGATGCCAGCCAGCATAATCAAGGCGGAGACGGGCGGCAGGACAAAGGTAACGGGGAGCAGCATGGCAATGGTGGCCGTCGGTCCGAGTCCGGGCAAAACGCCGATCAGGGTACCGAGAAAAACACCTGCCAGGCAGTACAACAAGTTGGCGCCCGTGGCGGCCGTCTGAAAACCTAAACTGAGGTTCGCAATGAGTTCCATAATGCCTCTCTAAATAGTGACCAGATTATCCGCCAAACCACGAACCCAATATTGGGAGCGGAACTCCCAAGCCCTTCAGGAATATCAAAATGCAGCCGAACGTCAGCGCCATTGCCACTGCCAGTGTCGGCTTCCAGCGGAACTGAATGCTCGCATAAGAACTGACGATTACCAAAACGGGCAGCGCTATGATGAGCCCGGCGCCCCGAACGATCAGTCCAAACAGCAATACTGAAGCAATAACGAGGAAAAGTCCCTTGAATGTTATGGTGCTGATCGGAGTGCCGGGCTGGATAAACGATCGGATCATGGAAATAATCCCGATTACGATCAAAAGCAGGCTGAGAACCGTCGGAAAGTAGGCCGGTCCCATCCTCGTGCCGGTGCCCATTCCATAATCACGGCCGATGAAAATTACGGCCGATCCAAAGGCAATGTAAATGATACCGGTACAGAAATCCTTGATATTGCGTATGTGTGATGTCACGACATTCTCCTGCAACAAGCCCTGGCCCCGATAAACGGGATAAGTAAGTTAACAAAATTATTTTTTCCGGAAAAAATAATTTCTCACTTACTAATTAGTCGGCGTAGATGCCCGCTTTCTTGATGATCGGCGCCCACTTGTCAATTTCTGCCTTGAGATGCGCCCGGAGCGCTTCCGGAGTAGCGCGATTTGCGGCCACCGGTTCGGTGCCCAGTTCGGCAAAGCGCTGTTTTACCGTGGCATCCTTCAACGAATCCTGCAGAGCCTTCGCCAGCGTATCAATGATGGCCTTCGGTGTGCCCTTGGGCGCATACAGACCGTGCCACGCCGATATTTCAAAGTTCGGCAACCCGGCTTCACCGAGTGTCGGCACATCCGGCAGCGACGGTACCCGCTTCCTGGTCGTCACTCCATAAACCTTGATTTTTCCACCTTTTATCTGACTGGTGGTGTTGGTGGTCTGATCGCACATGATGTCCACCTGGCCGCCGAGCAGATCATTCATGGCCGGACCCGTGCCTTTATAGGGAATGGTGGTCAAGTCCGTCTGGATAGCGGTCATGAAAAGCATGCCGCACAAGTGCGAGACAGCGCCCAGTCCGGCATTGGCCAAATTGATCTTCTCCTTGTTGGCCTTTACATAGGCAATCAGCTCTTTGAGATCCTTGGCCGGAAAATCCTTCCTCGCGACGAGCGTCATCGGCACCTCGTTAATCAGTCCAATGGGCTCGAAGTCTCTAATGGGATTATAGGGCAGCTTCCGATAGAGGGACGGGGCGGTGGAATGGCCGATATGATGCAGAAAAAGCGTATATCCGTCCGGGGGAGCATTAGCCACGCGCGCCGCCCCAATGGTGCCTCCGGCGCCGTCCACATTCTCGACAATGATCTGGGTCTTGAGCGCTGCGCCCATGGACCGGCTAAGCAGACGGGCCACTGTGTCCGTCGGGCCGCCGGCAGTGAACGGCACGACGATGGTAACCACTTTTGACGGGTACGGTTCTGCTGCGTACGCCGGTAATACGCCAAGAAACACAAGACAAATAAGTATACTCAAAACTTTGTTAATCATGGTCCCTCCTCCATCAACGCCTAGTTATGAATATCAGTTACAAGAAAACAGTACCCACCTCGGATTTCATCGGATAATATTGAAGTCGCCTTTCTGTGTCAAGATAATAATTCCTCATACGCAAAAATCTGCCGGAGCGCAACGATCGGCTGGATTGCCTTTGTTGGGCTGATTATTCCGTTGTGCGGGCTGCTTCTGTGTGCAACTTCAAACCTAGTGCATTTATTACTTTAAGGATGGTATCGAAGCCTGGACTTCTTTCACCGGAGAGAGCCTTATACAGACTTTCCCGAGACAAACCGGCATCTCGTGCCACCTGAGACATACCTCTTGCCCTTGCGATGTCCCCCAATGCTTTTGTAATAAACGCTGCATCACCATTCGCTTCTTCAATGCACATTTCCAGGTAAGCGGCCATTTCTTGAGGAGTGCGAAGGTGCTCGGAGACCTCATATTTTGTTGTAACAGTTTTTGCCATATTCAACTCCTATAAATTTCGTGCCAAGCGAAGTGCAGTTTTTATATCTCTGGCTTGCGTGCTTTTATCGCCACCAGCCAGCAAGATTATCACCGATCGCTCACGCTGTATGAAATAAACCCGATAGCCGGGACCATGATCAATACGCATCTCCGAAACTCCTTCACCCACAGGCTTAACATCCCCAGGATTACCTGCAGCCAGTCTCTCAATTCTTGCCTGAATGCGTGCACGTGTACGGATATCTTGCAGACTGTCGATCCACTCAGCGAAATGTTCGGTTTTACGAATTTCGATCATGAAAATGTTGTAGCCGTATGGCTACACTTTGTCAACAAAATTGTTATAGTGGGGGTGCCCAACGCTACGCCTGACCAGCGGGCGCGGTTTTTAGCCCGTCTACGTCCAGGCGCTTGTTAGCACAATCATTTTTTTGAACCAATAACGAGATTGTCCACTACTTTTAGAACTGAGGTGTCCCAAGGGTAATCCTCATTTCTCTTCATCCATTGTTCTGCCTTCGAAGAAAATGTCGTATCGGAGGCAACTGGGATAAAAAATTGTGATATAATTTCTTTCATGAGGAGCCATTCGCTCTCCAAATCATTCTTTATGTTTGTACTGCCATGTAAAAACCAAAGAGTGTATTCGCGATCGATGGGCGGAATGACATTGGGTAACATGTGATGCATGACCTTAGAATGCCCAACAATGCTTGTCCCGCTTGCCATTACCTTAATGCCTAGAAAAATTTCCTTTAAGACCGCCCATTTCATATCGGTCATTTCGTGAAAATCAAATCCCTGCGCCTGGGCAATCCCGTTGTTCAGGGGTTCGACACTCTGGAAGAAAGTGTGAAAGCTTTGCATTTTAGGTCCACTACTACCCATTCTATGCATCCCCCAGGAGGCAAGTGTTGCGTAAACGTATTCTAAATGAGTAGATGACACCGGTGGATTTCGTGTTGCTAACGCGCGCTGATGAAAATAGAGACTCGGACCACTAAAAATCTCAGCTTTGTAGTAGGTATCGTGATAATTCTCAGCATTTGCCAATATCTCTCTTACCTTGTCCTCATATTTATCTTTGCGTCCAGCAGTGTTCTTGTGCACAGAGCCACTTTTTGACAGCCGCTGCAAATGCCTGTCAAAGCCAGACAGCGAAACATTCATTGGACTGGTGGTATGCATGCCTGATAGTTCTTCCAAGCGTGCCTTGGCACGCGATACAACCTCTTCATTAAATGCATCGGGGTGGCGAATAATAACGGCTTCAAATGTTAGATCGTGCATGCCCATTTTCACAAGCGCTTTATAACCAGCCGGGTCAATTTTTCTATTCACCGCCTTTTCTGCCGCACGAATGATTCCATCATTTTTAATCATCCGCCACGTATAAGCTGCACGTAGATGTTTCTTGTGCTTCTCATACAAAAATTCCTCGTATGCATAAACTGACTTAAACAATTCAAGCTCAACCCCGCTATTGCTTCCATGGGAAATAGCACGGAGTTCAACTGCTCGTCGTCGAGCTTTTTGTGCAAGATCAGGATTATTGTCACGAACATTCTTTGCAAGCTGCAAACAAACTGCCGGAGTCTTTAGCTCTTGTATTATATCTTCCATTTATTCCCCCTCAAATGTGTGTTCAAAAGGGCTAACGGCGGAAATCAGCGGCGCGCGGAACTGACTTAATATTATGATATGATTAACATATTAACGATGGCGCCGATCATTTTCCCGCTAAAATCCCCCCCCTTTGCTGACCCTCGTCGCGATGAAATCCCAGGGCATGATCTCCGTGGTAAGCAAGAAAAAAGAATCAAGGTTGACGATTTCGTCAAAAGTCGAAAATTCCCAAAAATCGTCATTCCGGTGCTCTTTTCAGTCCTCGCTTGACGGGGAAACACCGGAATCCAGATATTTCAACGTGTTACAAAAATACTGGACACCGGTTTTCACCGGTGTGACGACTATTGACGACCTCGTCAGTGTCAAATCTTCTTATATTGTGCATCCGTCAGGCCGGCCAGGCGTTCGTCCCAGGTGGCTGCCAGTTCCCGGTGCAGGCTCCGTCCGTGGGCGTCCATCGTGACAATGCCC
Proteins encoded in this window:
- a CDS encoding tripartite tricarboxylate transporter permease, which translates into the protein MELIANLSLGFQTAATGANLLYCLAGVFLGTLIGVLPGLGPTATIAMLLPVTFVLPPVSALIMLAGIYYGSQYGGSTTSILVNVPGEAASVVTTLDGYQMARQGRAGVALTAAAVGSFFAGTVATFLIALFAPPLAEVALKFGPADYFSLMVLGLMAAVVLAQGSLLHAVGMVIMGLLLGLVGTDVNSGVQRFTFGIIELADGIGFVVVAMGMFGLGEIIRNLENEAGRMGEVTKVTSLMPTKEDWKRMVWPILRGTTIGSALGILPGSGSILGAFAAYSIDKKVSKHRAEFGKGAIEGVAAPESANNAGAQTSFIPMLTLGIPSNPVMALMVGAMIIQGIQPGPSVITEQPALFWGIIVSMWIGNLFLLVLNLPMIGMWVKIITIPYHFLYPAILVFCGIGVFSLKNAQFDIYFMALFGFLGYIFTKLDCEPAPLLLAFILGPLMEEYLRRAMLLSRGDPMVFLQRPISLTLLSLAALAIIAACIPTLGKKREEVFREE
- a CDS encoding tripartite tricarboxylate transporter TctB family protein: MTSHIRNIKDFCTGIIYIAFGSAVIFIGRDYGMGTGTRMGPAYFPTVLSLLLIVIGIISMIRSFIQPGTPISTITFKGLFLVIASVLLFGLIVRGAGLIIALPVLVIVSSYASIQFRWKPTLAVAMALTFGCILIFLKGLGVPLPILGSWFGG
- a CDS encoding tripartite tricarboxylate transporter substrate binding protein BugD, with the translated sequence MINKVLSILICLVFLGVLPAYAAEPYPSKVVTIVVPFTAGGPTDTVARLLSRSMGAALKTQIIVENVDGAGGTIGAARVANAPPDGYTLFLHHIGHSTAPSLYRKLPYNPIRDFEPIGLINEVPMTLVARKDFPAKDLKELIAYVKANKEKINLANAGLGAVSHLCGMLFMTAIQTDLTTIPYKGTGPAMNDLLGGQVDIMCDQTTNTTSQIKGGKIKVYGVTTRKRVPSLPDVPTLGEAGLPNFEISAWHGLYAPKGTPKAIIDTLAKALQDSLKDATVKQRFAELGTEPVAANRATPEALRAHLKAEIDKWAPIIKKAGIYAD
- a CDS encoding putative addiction module antidote protein; translated protein: MAKTVTTKYEVSEHLRTPQEMAAYLEMCIEEANGDAAFITKALGDIARARGMSQVARDAGLSRESLYKALSGERSPGFDTILKVINALGLKLHTEAARTTE
- a CDS encoding type II toxin-antitoxin system RelE/ParE family toxin, with translation MIEIRKTEHFAEWIDSLQDIRTRARIQARIERLAAGNPGDVKPVGEGVSEMRIDHGPGYRVYFIQRERSVIILLAGGDKSTQARDIKTALRLARNL